The proteins below come from a single Carnobacterium divergens DSM 20623 genomic window:
- a CDS encoding helix-turn-helix domain-containing protein — translation MEFFIDKTAEKKLALFKLLFFADEPISVKEILTQLQFSKSTLFRYLKELEEDLALTFDPQSFLLINENNVYAYKSETQIDKSLIVNRLNLYYVKGSIRFKIILALYKKRYTSVDEVANDLYVSPSYLYRQLKDIYTFLDDFHLKINFKPDIQQSTNFVGSEIHLRFFFVYFYWSVFKGIEWPFKRLPESMYDLYYKNEIDKHFPKENLAPAKATQIGYLLTITFWRVNSRKEYIQLDNDLTEILTAICEINDISSSIATTWTQLPENIVTQEKLFFNFFTRIVVASVDSDEMKADIAKHLLTLDSSIIYYCVSFLDELQLYFNLKMTPQKKMINLYYVILYHLYMRYIKVEHAKYLNDPFQLKELNSPVKLSKSLEASLNKFYSQFIKKNHSFNQSDSSKQLTFSLSYFIINSIELEPIPVLVHFSNNISGEYLIKNKINTIFGTSNIRFIDDIDQAFLVISDCYEGAIPNENYFYIEEMHNPIIWKGLFDFIQQHLFNHSFAN, via the coding sequence ATGGAATTTTTCATCGACAAAACAGCTGAAAAAAAATTAGCACTCTTTAAACTACTTTTCTTTGCTGACGAACCAATTTCTGTAAAGGAAATTCTAACTCAATTACAGTTTTCAAAATCAACACTTTTTCGTTATTTAAAAGAACTAGAAGAAGATTTGGCTTTAACTTTTGATCCTCAAAGTTTTTTGCTTATCAATGAAAATAACGTGTACGCATATAAAAGTGAAACTCAGATTGATAAAAGTTTGATTGTGAATCGACTGAATCTGTACTATGTTAAAGGCTCGATTCGTTTTAAAATCATCCTCGCTCTTTATAAAAAACGTTACACTTCAGTTGATGAAGTTGCTAATGATCTCTATGTCAGTCCTTCTTATTTATATCGACAGCTCAAAGATATTTATACTTTTTTAGATGACTTTCATTTGAAAATCAATTTCAAACCAGACATACAACAATCGACAAATTTTGTAGGTAGCGAGATTCATTTACGCTTCTTTTTCGTCTATTTCTACTGGTCTGTTTTTAAAGGCATTGAATGGCCCTTCAAGCGCTTACCTGAATCAATGTATGATTTATATTATAAAAATGAAATTGACAAACATTTTCCAAAAGAAAATTTAGCTCCTGCTAAGGCAACCCAAATTGGTTACCTATTGACCATCACTTTTTGGAGAGTAAACTCAAGAAAAGAATATATTCAATTAGACAATGATTTAACTGAAATTCTTACAGCTATTTGTGAAATCAATGATATTTCAAGCTCCATTGCGACAACTTGGACTCAATTACCAGAAAATATTGTCACTCAAGAAAAATTATTTTTTAATTTTTTTACTCGGATAGTTGTAGCAAGCGTTGATAGCGATGAAATGAAGGCCGACATTGCAAAACATCTCCTAACCTTAGATTCTTCAATCATCTATTATTGTGTTTCTTTTTTAGACGAATTACAACTTTATTTCAACTTAAAAATGACACCTCAAAAAAAGATGATTAATCTTTACTACGTTATTTTATATCATCTGTACATGCGCTATATTAAGGTTGAGCATGCTAAGTACTTAAATGATCCTTTTCAATTGAAGGAATTAAATAGTCCTGTCAAACTTTCTAAATCATTAGAAGCCAGTCTTAATAAATTTTACTCTCAATTTATTAAAAAAAACCATTCATTCAATCAAAGCGATTCTTCCAAACAACTTACATTTTCGCTAAGCTACTTTATTATCAACAGCATTGAATTAGAACCGATTCCCGTTTTGGTTCACTTTTCTAATAATATTTCTGGAGAATACCTCATAAAAAACAAAATCAATACTATTTTCGGAACCTCAAACATTCGATTTATTGATGATATCGACCAAGCCTTTCTAGTTATTTCTGACTGCTACGAAGGGGCTATCCCCAATGAAAATTATTTCTATATTGAAGAAATGCATAATCCCATCATTTGGAAAGGTCTTTTTGATTTTATCCAGCAACACCTCTTCAATCATTCTTTTGCAAATTAA
- a CDS encoding helix-turn-helix domain-containing protein → MEQDGFLVEKEKKRKYSIIKRLYESPNGLVSKRELVKELGVTLKTLRVVVDEIVERTKLQELGVQVTWERQSSLIQAVFSTEFSMKRLKHYFYQESLLINLFFACFEELVPSITEYADNQYLSYSAVYRRIHLINEQFSPHFQIQRSSPVKIIGNEEVLRQYIAILMLETDNEYQEQLDELKESLEDLYPLLEGIELPPKNSYIYTVLIASKIRWEQGNFIKVKNQDRVEVPESILMWVSNHLPPDVKPKQIYMEAKFIWYQLIVGLEETVHQILPKTEEVRLSEFDEPYEKVLKDIHSILGVTLNEENQDRIHLKIKKCMILRKCNSTVVLNYFIGIKKQSMNYYKCLKLLNQSHYQNDYLSNEAIAWCLQEIIEFDKIKLHVAIHGFNSHSFKRQFLTLELLDHIEVVDYLDEQVGLVVTDRELHKFSNKHKKYVITNNTMYQRRGDFLNWITENV, encoded by the coding sequence TTGGAACAGGATGGTTTTTTAGTAGAAAAAGAGAAGAAAAGAAAATACAGTATTATTAAAAGGTTATATGAGTCACCAAATGGATTAGTCTCTAAACGAGAACTAGTAAAGGAACTAGGGGTTACTCTAAAAACATTACGTGTAGTTGTTGACGAAATAGTAGAAAGAACTAAACTTCAAGAATTAGGTGTTCAAGTAACTTGGGAGCGTCAAAGCTCACTAATTCAAGCAGTCTTTTCTACAGAATTTTCTATGAAAAGACTAAAACATTATTTTTATCAAGAATCTCTTTTAATTAATTTGTTTTTTGCCTGTTTTGAAGAACTAGTTCCATCGATTACAGAATATGCAGACAATCAATATTTAAGTTACTCAGCAGTTTACCGAAGGATTCATTTGATTAACGAGCAATTTAGTCCACATTTTCAAATTCAAAGAAGTTCACCAGTTAAAATAATCGGAAATGAAGAAGTATTACGTCAGTACATTGCTATTTTGATGCTTGAAACAGATAATGAATATCAAGAACAACTAGATGAATTAAAAGAATCACTAGAAGATCTTTATCCTCTTCTTGAAGGGATTGAGTTACCACCTAAAAATTCTTATATTTACACAGTTCTGATTGCCTCTAAAATACGTTGGGAGCAAGGTAATTTTATTAAAGTAAAAAATCAAGATCGGGTTGAGGTTCCTGAATCGATTTTGATGTGGGTGTCTAATCATTTGCCACCAGATGTCAAACCAAAGCAGATTTATATGGAGGCAAAATTTATTTGGTATCAGTTGATTGTTGGTTTAGAAGAAACAGTGCATCAAATTTTACCAAAGACTGAGGAAGTTCGCTTGTCAGAATTTGATGAACCCTATGAAAAAGTATTAAAAGATATTCATTCAATATTAGGTGTTACATTGAATGAAGAAAATCAAGATCGAATTCATTTAAAAATCAAAAAATGTATGATTTTAAGAAAATGCAATAGCACAGTTGTGTTAAATTATTTTATTGGGATTAAGAAACAAAGTATGAATTACTATAAGTGTTTAAAATTGCTAAATCAAAGTCATTATCAAAATGATTATTTAAGCAATGAAGCGATTGCGTGGTGTTTGCAAGAGATTATTGAATTTGACAAAATAAAACTACATGTAGCAATTCATGGCTTTAATAGCCACAGTTTTAAAAGACAATTTTTAACATTAGAGCTACTAGACCATATTGAGGTGGTTGATTATTTAGATGAGCAAGTAGGCCTTGTAGTGACGGATCGCGAACTTCATAAATTTTCAAATAAGCACAAAAAATATGTGATAACAAATAATACCATGTATCAAAGAAGAGGTGATTTTTTAAATTGGATTACGGAAAACGTATAG
- a CDS encoding AraC family transcriptional regulator, with the protein MLQLNPKTFNPEILYIFDYSNVGPTTGQNHAHDFLEMSIIIDGSVEYLIDEKAFLLEKETILLFNPGIHHYEHYEAGMESTQIHIGFRNFSLTDFPRDHFPFKTSILKLTKFKKEFFEVCQEILVEKAKGEEGYDLMLKTLVMKLIIYILRDAESNHLEINALKLSYEEQEKQTIVSNIIHYLEKHHTEDVSLSSLSQTLYISPTYISRVFKEETGESPINYLIKLRLTRAKELLENQEDITVKEAANLVGYNDAYYFSKLFKKYYGKPPSVFIRNKH; encoded by the coding sequence GTGTTACAACTAAATCCAAAAACATTTAACCCTGAAATTTTATATATTTTTGACTATTCCAATGTTGGCCCTACTACGGGACAAAATCATGCCCATGACTTTTTAGAGATGTCGATTATTATCGATGGTTCTGTTGAATATTTAATTGATGAAAAAGCTTTTTTATTAGAAAAAGAGACTATTCTTTTATTTAATCCAGGGATTCATCACTACGAACATTACGAAGCAGGTATGGAAAGTACACAGATTCATATTGGTTTTCGCAACTTTTCTTTAACGGATTTCCCCAGAGATCATTTCCCTTTTAAAACATCGATTCTAAAATTAACCAAGTTTAAAAAAGAATTTTTTGAAGTCTGTCAGGAAATTTTAGTTGAAAAAGCAAAAGGCGAAGAAGGATATGACTTAATGTTAAAGACGTTAGTTATGAAGTTGATTATTTACATTTTAAGGGATGCTGAATCCAATCATTTAGAAATTAATGCATTAAAACTATCCTATGAAGAACAAGAAAAACAAACAATTGTTAGCAATATTATTCATTATTTAGAAAAACATCATACAGAAGACGTCAGCCTATCTTCACTTTCTCAAACTTTGTACATCAGCCCTACCTATATTTCTCGTGTTTTTAAGGAGGAAACAGGTGAATCTCCGATTAATTATTTAATCAAGCTCCGGTTAACTAGAGCAAAAGAGCTACTAGAAAATCAAGAAGACATTACCGTTAAAGAAGCTGCAAACTTAGTTGGCTATAATGATGCATACTATTTTAGTAAACTTTTCAAAAAATACTATGGCAAACCACCTTCTGTTTTTATCCGAAACAAGCACTAA
- a CDS encoding voltage-gated chloride channel family protein — protein MTLNHQLKKLKKLEFVEIIFYFIKWSFYAGVVGILVGCLSAFFLLTLDMTTAERLAHPWLLFGLPFAGAFISYLYFKFGKNAGRGNNLVIEQANGGSETIPKRLIPLTLIGTLATHLFGGSAGREGTAVQMGGSVADAVGSLFKINAKERRILIICGMSAGFSSVFGTPIAGTLFALEVLALGFFREEGLFPSLWAALIANWVTLSFGVIHHSYQMGTIPAASFGLIAKIMLAALCFGLTGRLFSRLTDFLKSFFKKWILNPALRSFIGGALIILMVFVVGSRDYLGLSLPLIDQAFNGEAHPFAFLLKLFFTAFTLGTGFQGGEVTPLFVIGATLGSTLAPILGVAIPFLTGLGFIGVFAGATNTPIACFVMGLELFGTKALPYLFLVCVISYLFSGNFGIYESQKIGIRKTKLFEDD, from the coding sequence ATTACTTTAAATCATCAATTAAAAAAATTAAAGAAATTAGAATTTGTAGAAATTATTTTTTATTTCATTAAATGGAGCTTTTATGCTGGTGTCGTCGGAATTCTAGTCGGCTGTTTATCGGCTTTTTTTCTTTTGACCTTAGACATGACAACTGCTGAACGGCTAGCTCACCCCTGGTTGCTTTTTGGACTGCCATTTGCTGGAGCATTTATTAGCTATCTGTATTTTAAGTTTGGAAAAAATGCTGGTCGAGGTAATAATTTAGTCATTGAGCAAGCAAATGGGGGTTCAGAAACTATCCCTAAACGATTGATACCTTTAACATTAATTGGAACACTTGCTACTCATCTTTTTGGTGGTTCTGCTGGTCGTGAAGGAACCGCTGTTCAAATGGGCGGTTCAGTTGCAGATGCTGTTGGGTCTCTTTTTAAAATTAACGCAAAAGAACGACGCATTTTAATTATTTGTGGTATGAGTGCTGGTTTTAGCTCTGTTTTTGGAACCCCTATTGCTGGAACACTTTTTGCTTTAGAAGTGCTCGCTCTAGGTTTTTTTCGTGAAGAAGGTCTATTTCCAAGTTTATGGGCTGCATTGATTGCCAATTGGGTGACCCTATCTTTTGGAGTCATTCATCATTCCTATCAAATGGGCACTATTCCTGCTGCAAGTTTTGGCTTAATAGCAAAAATTATGCTAGCGGCTTTGTGTTTTGGCTTAACCGGTCGTTTATTTAGCCGTCTAACCGACTTCTTGAAGAGCTTCTTTAAAAAATGGATTCTAAATCCTGCTTTAAGAAGTTTTATCGGCGGCGCTCTAATTATTTTGATGGTTTTTGTCGTTGGATCAAGAGATTATTTAGGTCTAAGCTTGCCGTTGATTGATCAAGCTTTTAATGGAGAAGCTCATCCCTTTGCATTTTTATTGAAGTTATTTTTTACTGCTTTTACTTTAGGAACAGGGTTTCAAGGAGGCGAAGTCACTCCGTTGTTTGTCATTGGAGCTACACTTGGAAGTACATTAGCTCCCATACTGGGGGTTGCAATCCCATTTCTTACTGGTCTTGGTTTCATCGGCGTCTTTGCTGGTGCCACAAATACACCAATCGCATGCTTTGTAATGGGGCTAGAATTATTTGGAACTAAAGCACTGCCCTATTTATTTTTAGTTTGTGTCATTAGCTATCTCTTTTCAGGAAACTTTGGCATTTATGAGTCTCAAAAAATTGGAATTCGTAAAACAAAGCTTTTTGAAGATGACTAA
- the copZ gene encoding copper chaperone CopZ, with amino-acid sequence MKQTFKITGMTCQHCVKNIETAVQELNGLKKIKIHLKKETALVHYNEEQLSSEAIINKITEAGYQAEVI; translated from the coding sequence ATGAAACAAACTTTTAAAATCACTGGAATGACTTGTCAACATTGCGTTAAAAATATTGAAACTGCTGTTCAAGAACTAAATGGTCTTAAAAAGATAAAAATTCACTTAAAAAAAGAGACTGCTTTAGTACATTACAACGAAGAACAACTTTCAAGTGAAGCGATTATCAATAAAATTACTGAAGCTGGCTATCAAGCCGAGGTGATTTAA
- a CDS encoding heavy metal translocating P-type ATPase, translating into MSQDKNIAMDTLVLTGMTCANCAQKIEKTLNQQEGVEFANVNLATEKATVTFNTHTTTLEQLIASIEKTGYGAIRYDEEHRAEVARIKEKKNKRLKVDFIASALLSAPMVLAMIFMLLGFHNPVINFFEMPLVQFILATPVQFIIGWRFYKGAYHAIKSLSPNMDVLVAMGTSAAYALSVYNGFFSGNSHELYFESSAVIITLILLGKYLEHNAKNKTGSAIKQLMALQAKSAVVIRDGKEITVPIEEVQPHDLLSIKPGEKIPVDGNIIEGSSSLDESMLTGESLPVDKTTGDNVFGGTVNTNGRLVVEATKIGSETALSRIIQMVEEAQGSKAPIQQIADRISAIFVPIVLVVALATLVITGFLTQNWETALIHSVAVLVIACPCALGLATPTAIMVGTGLGAKNGILIKGGESLEAAAKIQAIILDKTGTITKGKPDVTDYETRPNTDKNEILSWMMALEKNSEHPLGKAIFNYGAQKIAIDTPKVDDFKALVGSGISGTINGMPMYMGAKRLMIEKGIDFSYFEKDIERLEASGKTAMLFAKEDQCLAMIAVADQIKDTSKEAIEKLKQLNVDVYMLTGDNRLTAESIGREVGLTADHIFAEVLPEDKANHVVKLQKQGLLVAMVGDGINDAPALATADVGIAMGTGTDIAMEASDITLMNGDLNSIPKTIHLSKITLSKIKQNLFWAFIYNTIGIPFAAFGLLNPIVAGGAMAFSSVSVLINSLSLNRRKI; encoded by the coding sequence ATGAGCCAAGATAAAAATATTGCCATGGATACACTCGTACTCACTGGAATGACCTGTGCAAACTGCGCACAAAAAATTGAAAAAACATTAAATCAACAAGAAGGCGTAGAGTTCGCTAATGTCAATTTAGCAACTGAGAAAGCCACCGTCACCTTCAATACACACACAACTACCTTGGAGCAATTAATTGCAAGTATTGAAAAAACAGGTTATGGGGCTATTCGTTACGACGAAGAACATCGCGCTGAAGTAGCTAGAATCAAAGAGAAGAAAAACAAGCGGTTAAAAGTTGACTTTATTGCAAGCGCGCTTCTTAGTGCACCTATGGTTCTTGCGATGATTTTTATGTTACTTGGCTTCCACAACCCTGTTATTAATTTTTTTGAAATGCCACTTGTTCAATTTATTCTAGCAACTCCAGTTCAATTTATCATTGGTTGGCGCTTTTATAAAGGAGCCTATCACGCTATTAAATCGCTATCTCCCAATATGGATGTCTTAGTTGCAATGGGAACTTCTGCTGCCTATGCTCTTAGTGTCTACAACGGGTTCTTTTCTGGGAATAGCCATGAGCTTTACTTTGAAAGTAGTGCTGTGATCATTACATTGATTCTATTAGGAAAATATTTAGAGCATAATGCAAAAAATAAAACCGGATCAGCGATTAAACAACTGATGGCGCTACAAGCAAAATCTGCAGTCGTCATTCGAGATGGCAAAGAAATAACTGTTCCAATTGAAGAAGTTCAACCTCATGATCTATTAAGTATTAAACCTGGTGAAAAAATTCCCGTTGACGGAAACATTATCGAAGGTAGTAGCTCATTAGATGAAAGTATGCTTACAGGTGAAAGCTTACCTGTTGACAAGACAACAGGCGACAATGTATTTGGTGGCACTGTCAATACCAATGGTCGTTTAGTGGTTGAAGCGACTAAAATTGGCAGCGAAACTGCTCTTTCTCGTATCATTCAAATGGTAGAAGAAGCTCAAGGCAGCAAAGCTCCGATCCAACAAATTGCCGATCGAATTTCAGCGATTTTCGTGCCAATCGTACTCGTAGTTGCATTAGCAACCTTAGTCATCACTGGATTTCTCACTCAAAATTGGGAAACAGCCTTGATTCATAGTGTAGCTGTATTAGTTATCGCCTGCCCTTGTGCATTGGGACTTGCTACACCAACTGCAATTATGGTTGGAACGGGACTTGGTGCTAAAAACGGAATATTAATCAAAGGGGGCGAATCCTTAGAAGCCGCTGCAAAAATCCAAGCGATTATTTTAGACAAAACGGGTACAATTACAAAAGGAAAACCTGACGTTACCGATTATGAAACACGTCCAAATACTGATAAAAATGAAATTCTCTCTTGGATGATGGCACTTGAAAAAAATTCAGAACACCCTCTTGGCAAAGCTATTTTCAATTATGGCGCACAAAAAATAGCTATCGATACTCCAAAAGTCGATGACTTCAAAGCCTTAGTTGGATCTGGTATTTCAGGAACAATTAATGGAATGCCGATGTATATGGGAGCCAAACGTTTAATGATTGAAAAAGGAATTGATTTTTCTTATTTTGAAAAAGATATCGAAAGGTTAGAAGCAAGTGGCAAAACAGCAATGCTTTTTGCTAAAGAAGATCAATGTTTAGCAATGATTGCTGTAGCTGATCAAATTAAAGACACGTCAAAAGAGGCCATTGAAAAACTAAAACAACTCAATGTAGATGTGTATATGCTAACGGGTGATAATCGCTTAACTGCAGAAAGTATTGGTCGTGAAGTTGGTTTAACAGCTGATCACATTTTTGCAGAAGTCTTACCTGAAGACAAAGCAAACCATGTTGTAAAACTACAAAAGCAAGGTCTTTTGGTTGCTATGGTTGGCGATGGCATTAATGATGCTCCGGCACTTGCCACAGCTGACGTTGGAATTGCGATGGGCACTGGAACTGACATTGCGATGGAAGCTTCTGATATTACCTTAATGAATGGCGACTTAAACAGCATTCCAAAAACCATCCATTTATCTAAAATCACTTTAAGTAAAATCAAGCAAAACTTATTTTGGGCATTTATTTACAATACGATTGGCATTCCCTTTGCTGCTTTTGGTTTATTAAATCCAATTGTTGCAGGCGGGGCGATGGCCTTTAGTTCTGTAAGTGTCTTGATTAATTCACTAAGCTTAAATCGCAGAAAAATCTAA
- the nrdF gene encoding class 1b ribonucleoside-diphosphate reductase subunit beta has product MTESENYAAINWNSFEDIIDKKTWEKLTEQFWLDTRIPISNDLDDWRKLSSIEKTLVERVFGGLTLLDTLQSQDGIEALKADVRSPHEEAVFNNIQFMESVHAKSYSSIFSTLNTPREIEEIFDWTNTNAFLQEKARIINDIYQNGSPLQKKVASVFLETFLFYSGFYTPLYYLGINKLPNVAEIIKLIIRDESVHGTYIGYKFQLGFNELPEEEQMALKGWTYELLYKLYENEVKYTELLYDTVGWTEEVKVFLRYNGNKALMNLGMDALFPDNAEDVNPIVMNGISAGTSNHDFFSQVGNGYLLGVVEPMQKSDYEF; this is encoded by the coding sequence ATGACAGAATCAGAAAACTATGCTGCGATAAATTGGAATAGCTTTGAAGATATAATTGATAAAAAAACTTGGGAAAAACTAACAGAACAATTTTGGTTAGATACACGTATTCCAATTTCAAATGATTTAGATGATTGGCGCAAGCTGTCTAGCATCGAAAAAACATTAGTAGAGCGTGTTTTTGGTGGTTTAACTTTACTAGATACACTACAATCACAAGATGGAATTGAAGCATTGAAAGCCGATGTTCGCTCTCCTCACGAAGAAGCTGTTTTTAATAATATTCAATTTATGGAATCGGTCCATGCTAAAAGCTATTCGTCTATTTTTAGCACGTTGAATACACCAAGAGAAATCGAAGAAATTTTTGATTGGACAAATACAAATGCTTTTCTTCAAGAAAAAGCGCGTATTATCAATGATATTTACCAAAATGGATCGCCTTTACAAAAGAAAGTAGCCAGCGTTTTTCTTGAAACATTCTTGTTCTATTCAGGATTTTACACACCACTTTACTACTTGGGAATCAACAAACTACCAAACGTGGCAGAAATCATTAAATTGATTATTCGCGATGAATCAGTTCATGGTACGTACATTGGTTATAAGTTCCAATTAGGCTTCAATGAACTGCCAGAAGAAGAGCAGATGGCTCTTAAAGGTTGGACATATGAGTTGTTGTACAAACTGTATGAAAATGAAGTGAAGTATACAGAATTGTTATACGATACAGTGGGTTGGACAGAGGAAGTAAAAGTCTTCTTACGTTATAACGGAAACAAAGCGTTAATGAATTTAGGTATGGATGCGTTATTCCCTGATAATGCAGAGGACGTTAACCCAATCGTGATGAATGGGATTTCGGCTGGAACAAGTAATCATGATTTCTTCTCACAAGTGGGAAATGGTTATTTATTAGGCGTTGTAGAACCTATGCAAAAATCAGATTATGAATTTTAA
- the nrdE gene encoding class 1b ribonucleoside-diphosphate reductase subunit alpha: MPKEQHNPSYFKLNNQLNIPVDGKIQLHKDKEAVRAYFLEHVNPNTVFFHSLKEKIDYLVENDYVEEAFLSNYSFEFIKKLFQQVYDKKFRFRSFMGAHKFYTQYALKTNDNMRYLERYEDRIAFNALYFADGNEQLAMDLAEELISQRYQPATPSFLNAGRKRRGELVSCFLLQLTDDMNSIGRGINSALQLSRIGGGVGISLSNLRAAGDPIKGYEGAASGVVPVMKLLEDSFSYSNQLGQRQGAGAVYLSVFHPDVVSFLATKKENADEKVRVKTLSLGLVVPDKFYELAKNDDYMYLFSPYDVERIYGEPFSYIDITAKYDELVNNPEIKKSKIKARDLEIEISKLQQESGYPYIINIDTANRSNPISGKILMSNLCSEILQVQKPSVINDDQSYQVIGTDISCNLGSSNIVNLMESPDFGKSVRVMTRALTFITDSSSIGVVPSIKRGNDEAHTIGLGAMGLHTYLAKNHIHYGSTESVDFINIYFLLLNYWTLVESNAIAKERGETFASFAESDYASGTYFDKYINEAWFPETDKIKELFEGIFIPTPEDWENLRESVKAHGLYNQNRLAVAPNGSISYVNETSASLHPITQRIEERQEKKTGKTYYPAPFLSDDTIPYYTSAYDMDMRKVIDVYAAAQQHIDQGMSLTLFLRSTMPDGLYEWKTSDKQTTRDLSILRNYAFHKGVKSIYYIRTFTDDTQEIGSNACESCSI; the protein is encoded by the coding sequence ATTCCAAAAGAACAACACAACCCGAGCTACTTCAAGTTAAACAACCAATTAAATATTCCTGTAGATGGTAAAATCCAACTACATAAAGATAAAGAAGCGGTTCGTGCTTATTTTCTAGAGCATGTAAACCCAAACACTGTTTTTTTTCATTCCTTAAAAGAGAAAATTGATTATTTGGTTGAAAATGATTATGTAGAAGAAGCGTTTTTAAGCAATTATTCATTTGAATTTATCAAGAAATTATTCCAACAAGTTTATGACAAAAAATTCCGTTTCCGTTCATTTATGGGAGCTCATAAATTTTATACTCAATATGCGTTAAAAACCAACGACAATATGCGCTATTTAGAACGTTACGAAGATCGTATCGCCTTTAATGCGTTGTACTTTGCAGATGGCAATGAACAATTGGCAATGGATTTAGCAGAAGAACTAATCAGCCAACGTTACCAGCCAGCGACACCTTCATTTTTAAATGCAGGTCGAAAACGTCGTGGGGAATTGGTATCTTGTTTCTTATTACAATTAACGGATGATATGAACAGTATCGGACGTGGAATTAATAGTGCTTTGCAATTATCAAGAATTGGTGGTGGAGTTGGGATTTCACTTTCTAACTTACGTGCTGCAGGTGACCCTATTAAAGGTTATGAAGGAGCTGCAAGTGGTGTAGTGCCTGTAATGAAATTGCTAGAGGATAGTTTTTCATATAGTAACCAACTAGGTCAACGTCAAGGTGCTGGAGCGGTTTATCTAAGTGTTTTCCATCCAGATGTGGTGTCTTTCTTAGCGACTAAAAAAGAAAATGCCGATGAAAAAGTTCGTGTGAAAACTCTATCTCTTGGGCTAGTGGTTCCAGATAAATTTTATGAGTTGGCAAAAAACGATGATTATATGTATTTATTTAGTCCATATGATGTGGAGCGCATTTATGGCGAGCCATTCTCTTATATCGACATCACAGCTAAATACGATGAACTAGTAAATAACCCTGAAATCAAAAAATCAAAAATTAAAGCCCGTGATTTAGAAATTGAAATCAGTAAATTGCAACAAGAATCAGGCTATCCTTACATTATTAACATTGATACTGCTAACCGTAGCAATCCAATTAGCGGTAAAATTCTAATGAGTAACTTGTGTTCAGAGATTTTACAAGTTCAAAAACCATCCGTGATTAATGACGATCAAAGCTATCAAGTGATTGGAACAGATATCAGCTGTAACTTAGGTTCAAGCAATATCGTGAATTTAATGGAGTCACCAGATTTTGGAAAATCAGTTCGAGTGATGACGCGTGCGTTGACATTTATTACAGATAGCTCATCAATTGGTGTGGTACCTTCAATTAAGCGCGGAAATGATGAAGCCCATACGATTGGTTTAGGCGCAATGGGTTTACACACGTATTTAGCGAAGAATCATATTCACTATGGTTCAACTGAATCGGTTGACTTCATCAATATCTATTTCTTACTGTTAAACTACTGGACACTAGTAGAAAGCAATGCGATTGCTAAAGAACGTGGAGAAACCTTTGCTAGCTTTGCTGAATCTGATTATGCATCAGGCACTTACTTTGATAAATATATCAACGAAGCTTGGTTCCCTGAAACCGATAAAATCAAAGAATTATTTGAAGGCATTTTTATCCCAACACCAGAAGATTGGGAAAACTTACGTGAAAGTGTGAAAGCTCATGGTTTATACAATCAAAACCGTTTAGCAGTAGCTCCAAATGGCTCGATTTCATATGTCAATGAAACAAGTGCAAGCTTGCACCCAATCACGCAAAGAATTGAAGAGCGTCAAGAAAAGAAAACAGGTAAAACTTATTATCCAGCACCATTCTTATCGGATGATACAATTCCTTATTATACGTCAGCCTACGACATGGATATGCGTAAGGTCATCGATGTTTACGCTGCGGCACAACAACATATTGATCAAGGAATGAGCTTAACGCTATTCTTGCGTTCAACGATGCCAGATGGTCTATATGAATGGAAAACTTCTGATAAACAAACAACTAGAGATTTAAGTATTTTGCGTAACTACGCCTTCCATAAAGGTGTAAAATCAATCTATTATATCCGCACATTTACTGACGATACACAAGAAATTGGAAGTAATGCCTGTGAAAGTTGCTCGATTTAA